Proteins encoded within one genomic window of Salipaludibacillus agaradhaerens:
- a CDS encoding transposase family protein, producing MKCGTIPNLYKHGKKEQLFVDLPMHAKRVGIYVKRQRYKCRECNGTFFEDLPIRKTNRQNVSAKERRQLMRVLYVLLTRRKDLNDFDDQIKLQIWTDVSIAGSSIRVKRAIL from the coding sequence CTGAAATGCGGTACCATTCCTAACTTGTATAAGCATGGTAAGAAAGAACAGTTATTCGTTGACTTACCAATGCACGCAAAACGTGTGGGTATTTATGTCAAACGACAACGTTATAAGTGTCGAGAGTGCAATGGGACGTTCTTTGAGGATTTGCCAATACGAAAGACTAATCGTCAAAATGTGTCAGCCAAAGAGCGCAGGCAACTCATGAGGGTCCTATATGTGCTTCTTACAAGGCGTAAAGACCTTAACGACTTCGATGATCAAATAAAACTACAAATATGGACTGATGTTTCCATTGCTGGGTCAAGCATACGAGTTAAAAGAGCAATTCTTTGA
- a CDS encoding transposase, producing the protein MLGQAYELKEQFFEIYEAESINDAYKLYQNWLSNVPKELMAYFEDLIKAMNNWEEEIFNYFNSPITNAYTESLNRLIKTMNHVGRGYSFEALRAKILFTRGYRKVKKKKKFKEVEVTFGKMLPDQFPNWGQTGYEWVFEEIYGADFSTLIKAMEEGIF; encoded by the coding sequence TTGCTGGGTCAAGCATACGAGTTAAAAGAGCAATTCTTTGAAATTTATGAGGCTGAATCAATCAATGATGCCTATAAACTTTACCAAAACTGGCTTTCAAATGTACCTAAAGAATTAATGGCTTATTTTGAGGATCTGATTAAGGCAATGAATAATTGGGAAGAGGAGATATTCAACTATTTCAATTCACCCATTACAAACGCCTATACAGAATCCCTGAATCGTTTAATTAAGACAATGAACCATGTTGGTCGTGGTTATTCTTTCGAAGCCCTTAGAGCAAAAATTTTATTTACACGAGGCTATCGTAAAGTAAAAAAGAAAAAGAAATTCAAAGAAGTTGAAGTTACTTTCGGAAAAATGTTACCTGATCAATTCCCTAATTGGGGACAAACTGGCTATGAATGGGTGTTTGAAGAAATTTATGGTGCTGATTTTTCCACATTGATCAAGGCTATGGAAGAGGGCATCTTTTAA
- a CDS encoding response regulator transcription factor: protein MTREKLLIVENDIYIREETFTYLRNNGYHVNMLENVGEVISYIANESPHLIILEDRSPHHEGIHLCKKIRESSDVSIIMVSHLKTSVNKIEGLNAGADDYLTMPYDLEELEARINANLRRRALENSEIAYLKAGRITIDMKSFQVFLEGEKIALYAKEIQLLIFFMKHPNQVFSTEQIYNHIWGVEHHGDLKTVTVHIRNLRKKIEANPAKPDYIQTVRGFGYKFNKNWVIGK from the coding sequence GTGACGAGAGAGAAACTATTGATCGTGGAAAATGATATTTACATAAGAGAGGAAACATTTACTTATTTACGAAATAACGGATACCATGTTAACATGCTGGAAAATGTGGGGGAAGTCATTAGCTATATAGCTAATGAGAGCCCACATCTTATTATATTAGAAGATCGTTCACCACATCATGAAGGTATACACTTATGCAAAAAGATTAGGGAAAGCTCAGACGTATCGATCATAATGGTTAGCCATTTAAAGACATCCGTGAATAAAATTGAAGGTTTAAACGCTGGTGCCGATGATTATTTGACAATGCCATACGACCTTGAGGAGCTAGAGGCACGAATAAATGCAAACCTACGAAGAAGGGCCTTAGAGAATAGTGAAATTGCGTATCTTAAGGCAGGCAGGATAACTATTGATATGAAAAGTTTTCAAGTTTTTTTGGAAGGTGAAAAAATAGCACTCTATGCTAAGGAAATTCAACTATTAATATTTTTTATGAAGCATCCTAACCAAGTTTTTAGTACGGAACAAATTTATAATCACATTTGGGGAGTTGAACACCATGGGGATCTAAAAACGGTAACAGTTCATATTAGAAATTTAAGAAAAAAAATAGAAGCTAATCCTGCTAAACCAGACTATATTCAAACGGTCAGAGGGTTTGGGTATAAATTTAATAAAAATTGGGTAATCGGAAAATAG
- a CDS encoding YpjP family protein produces the protein MKLGLKKIFAVLVTIFTLGFYIPPVDLSNDAEKETDDLLSSTNSSAEKEESLLTDIGQENDHEESLSDVDFSELEKSDNYVHLFTELAKEQTLHKLGPRISHKVEDDILLEVFPSMEEVITSLLDELDDEEYPYLEIDEQTSSYYGEKIFNIYDNQSKEDVVRFHVRRDLRPKDGYWFNFHYHLREDNFEKHHNLGDIYWDKNTPPKWMT, from the coding sequence ATGAAACTAGGACTAAAAAAAATATTTGCCGTTTTAGTGACTATTTTTACCTTGGGATTTTATATCCCACCAGTTGACCTGAGCAACGATGCTGAGAAGGAAACAGATGATCTCCTTTCTTCTACGAATAGTTCGGCTGAAAAAGAAGAGTCGCTCTTAACGGATATTGGTCAGGAGAATGACCATGAGGAAAGTCTTTCAGACGTGGACTTCTCCGAGCTTGAAAAGAGTGACAATTATGTTCATCTATTTACCGAACTGGCCAAAGAGCAAACGTTACATAAATTAGGGCCACGTATTAGTCACAAAGTGGAGGACGATATTTTACTAGAAGTATTCCCATCTATGGAAGAAGTGATTACTAGTCTATTAGATGAGTTGGATGATGAAGAATATCCTTATTTAGAAATAGATGAGCAAACTTCCTCATACTACGGGGAAAAAATTTTTAATATATACGATAATCAGTCAAAAGAAGACGTAGTCAGGTTCCATGTTAGAAGAGATTTACGGCCTAAAGACGGCTACTGGTTTAACTTTCATTACCATTTGAGAGAAGATAATTTTGAAAAACATCATAATCTAGGCGACATCTATTGGGACAAAAATACACCGCCAAAATGGATGACGTAA